A window of Amphiprion ocellaris isolate individual 3 ecotype Okinawa chromosome 12, ASM2253959v1, whole genome shotgun sequence contains these coding sequences:
- the LOC111586982 gene encoding alpha-1-antitrypsin homolog, with protein MRGIFANCVLAALLLSGAWADHHQHYHNHGSEHSHEDQMSCHKLSHPNAEFAFALYKNLNAKPEAGKNIFYSPLGISTALSMLSTGAGGDTHSQLFSTLGYGTLNQSQVNEAFQHLFHMLDHSQENQKLDVGNAVAVRTGFNPLENFLKEIKHYYSGDIFNVDLAKPAEAIAEINAYISNKTHDRIKDMVKDLDQDMVMMLINYVYFKGQWEEPFIEFMTHKADFHVDDTTKVQVDMMTGKGYYNIYHDADNHTTIIMLPYKGTTSMMIVRPDEGNMKEVEGYISMEHLRHWRNSVSKHYILLYLPKFSISADASLGDTLKEMGITKAFEDNADFSGISDETKIKVSKVSHKTSLSVTEMGTEAAAVTIIQVVPVSAPPSVRINRPFLVFIMERSARSILFMGKINNPTLM; from the exons ATGCGTGGGATCTTTGCTAATTGTGTCCTGGCAGCACTGCTGCTGTCTGGAGCCTGGGCAGACCACCACCAGCACTACCACAATCATGGCTCTGAACACAGCCATGAGGACCAGATGAGCTGCCACAAGCTGTCCCATCCCAATGCTGAGTTTGCCTTTGCCCTGTACAAAAACCTGAATGCCAAGCCTGAGGCTGGAAAGAACATCTTTTACTCACCACTGGGCATCTCCACCGCCCTGTCCATGCTGTCTACAGGGGCTGGTGGTGACACCCACAGCCAGCTGTTCTCCACTTTGGGCTATGGCACCTTAAACCAGAGTCAGGTCAATGAAGCCTTCCAGCATCTTTTCCACATGCttgaccacagccaggagaaccagAAGCTGGATGTTGGTAATGCTGTCGCAGTGCGCACTGGTTTCAATCCTTTGGAGAATTTCTTGAAAGAAATCAAACATTACTACTCCGGCGACATCTTCAATGTTGACTTAGCCAAACCTGCTGAGGCTATAGCCGAGATCAACGCATACATTAGTAATAAAACCCATGACAGAATCAAAGATATGGTGAAGGACTTGGACCAGGACATGGTTATGATGctcattaactatgtctacttTAAAG GACAATGGGAGGAGCCCTTCATCGAATTCATGACACACAAGGCAGACTTCCATGTGGACGACACCACCAAAGTTCAAGTGGACATGATGACAGGAAAAGGATACTACAACATCTACCATGATGCTGATAACCACACTACCATCATCATGCTGCCGTACAAAGGAACCACCTCCATGATGATCGTTCGGCCTGATGAAGGCAACATGAAGGAGGTGGAGGGATACATCAGCATGGAACACCTCAGGCACTGGCGAAACTCAGTCTCCAAGCA CTATATTCTCTTGTATTTGCCAAAATTTTCCATCTCTGCTGATGCCTCCCTGGGAGACACATTGAAAGAAATGGGCATAACCAAAGCTTTTGAGGACAATGCTGATTTCTCTGGGAtatcagatgagaccaagatcaAAGTCTCAAAG GTTTCCCACAAGACTTCGCTGAGTGTCACCGAGATGGGAACAGAGGCAGCAGCCGTCACCATCATTCAGGTAGTCCCAGTGAGTGCGCCACCATCAGTCAGAATTAACCGGCCCTTCTTGGTTTTTATCATGGAGAGGTCCGCAAGGAGCATCCTCTTCATGGGCAAGATCAATAACCCTACACTCATGTAA